One Mycobacterium paraseoulense genomic window, GACGAGCAAAGTCACCACCAACCCCAGCGACGGAACCATCCAGTTGAAGGGCCTCCTTGACAGCGCCAACGTCAAGCCGCAGATCGTCAACAACGGGCTGTCACTTCAGGTGGTCAACTTGACCGCGCTGGGCTCCAAGATGTCGACGGACAAGGTGCAGACGAATCTGGATAATCTGACGTCCAAAGCGACCCAGAACTATCCGCTGGGCATTCACGCCGACAACGTCAAGGTCACGGAGACGGGTGTGGAGGCTACGTTTTCCACCACTAACGCGACCATCCCGGCGTCGTCATCATCGTCGTCGCAGACCGGTCAGGACTGCTTCAGCGGAGTCTGATTCCGCGCTAAGCGCGTCGAGCGCAGCGCGCAGCCGACTGCCCATGACGGGTGGTGCTCGATGCGCCCGGCTTGCAGAATCGCGAGAGCCTCCCTCGCGAGGCGGATATTGCCGCTGAACGCCACCGCAAATTCGGTGGTTCCGATTTTGACGAAGTCCCCGTTGTGCAGAAGTGCTCGGCCGATGCGTGCGCCGTTGATGAATGTGCCGTTGTGACTGTTGATGTCGCGGATTTCGACGCCGGCCGAGGACACGAGCACCGCATGCGCGCGTGATACGCGCTGGTCTCGGAAAACCAGGTCATATCGAAGCTTTCGCTGAAGCCCTGCTGACCGCGGCTGTAGCCGGGTACCGAGGGTTGACAGTGTGGCGTCCCAAGACATCGGAATGGGCCACGCGATTGGCTTTACACCGACCTCGAAGCGAGCGAAAGAGCACGCCGGTAGGTGGAGTATCGCGATACCACGACATCCGTGGGCTCGATCATGGTGACCACGACCCAACCGGATTCATGCGGTCGAATCGTTTCTGGCTGCCGCGACTGCTCCACTCTCAGCATCCCCACAGCGGTCAAGGGCCAGGCTGGCTACATGAGCGATGTGAGGGCCGGCGCGATCGAGGTGTGGGACAACGTGCAGCAAATGCCGATAGGGACCGGCCCTGCGACGGCCGACACGGCGAGATTGGCGCGGCCGCCCGGTGCATGGACTCATTCGGGGCTGCGGACCCCCGGTAGCGTTCCTAGAGTGCATGGCTTCCGTCTCGACGAAGTCGCTGTGACTCGCGGACCGGCCACCCTCCTTGCGCGGATCAATGCGTGTATTCCGGCTGGCCGCTGCACCGCGGTGATGGGTGCGAGCGGCGCCGGAAAAACGACGATGCTGCGGCTACTGAACCGGCTCACCGAACCCACGGCCGGGCGCGTCTTGCTCGACGGTGTGCCCATTGCCGAGCTGGACGTGCTGGCACTGCGACGGCGCGTCGCTCTGGTAGCGCAGGCCCCAGTATTGCTTGCCGACCGGGTACTCGACGAGATCCGTGTCGGCCGCCCCGACCTTCCCGACGACCGAGCGGCCGAGTTGCTTGCGCGGGTGGGGCTGGCGCCACGATTCGCTACCCGCACTACCGCCGAGTTATCCGGGGGCGAGGCGCAACGATTGTGTCTGGCCCGGTCGTTGGCCGTCGAACCGGAGATCTTGCTACTAGATGAGCCGACCTCAGCGCTCGACGGCCCCACGGCCACCGTCATTGGCGCACTGGTCCGCGAGCATGTGAGCACGGGCGGCACTGTGGTGCTCGTCAGCCACGACCACGGTTTGATCGGAAGTGTCGCCGAGCGAGTCTTGCTCCTTGAGCACGGCCATCTCGTCGCGGACGACACGGCATGACTGCGTTAGATGTGGCGTCCGGGCTGTGACATGACGATGATGGGAAGAACGATGCGAAGGGAGTGCCCGCGATTATGTGGCATGGACTTTTAGTAAAGGCGGCGCCGACTGTAGTGACCGGCGTGGTGGGGGTTGCCGCATATGAGGCGCTTCGCAAAGCGGTTGCGAAGGCTCCGTTGCGGGAGGCATCCGTTTCCGCTACGGCCTGGGCGCTGCGCGTTGCGCGCGACGCCGAGCGCAGGGCCGAGGAAGGTACCGAGCGGGCCCGACTGGCGGTCGCCGACGTGGTCGCCGAGGCGGTAGAGCGCGCGGGGGAGGAAGTCCAACCGCCGCCGGCGAACTCCGCAGACGTCCCGGCCCGTAAGGCTGTCCCCAAGGCGGTCCCCAAAGCGGTCCCCAAGGCTGCCCCCAAGGCTAGAGGTGCCAAGCGCTGACGTGGGCGTCACACTGAGCCCCAAACTCACCGTCGTATCGGCTGCAGCGGGACGGATGCGTGTGCAGGCCAACGGGTTTCGCTTCGATGCGGGCCGGGCCCTCGCGATCGAGGAGACGGTTGCCAACCTGACCGGCGTGCGTGCGGTGCGCGCCTATCCGCGAACGGGATCCGTGGTGATCTGGTATTCGCCCGAGCACTGCGACACCGACGCCGTCTTGACGGCGATCGCCGACGGGGAGCACGTCCCCGCCGCGTCGGTGCCCGCACGTGTCCGCCACTCGACTGCCGTCGGCAACGCCGGCGTGGTGGAGAAAGTCATCCGCGGGATGGCGCGATCTCTGTTGCGTTCGCGCGGCGACGGGCCAGATGTTGCTCCGGAGATCGAGAGGCTGCGCAAGGCGCTGGATCGTTTCGGCTGTCACCTCGAGCCGCCGGTGGCGGCCCATCCGACGCAGGACGGGCTAAGGAGTTCATGGCCGTGGGCGCGCCTGGGTTGGCCGTTGGGTCTTCTCGTAGTTGGCTCGACAACGGTCTTGGTTTTCCGTGCTAACCCATGGATGCGGCGGCTGATTGGTCTCAGTCCTCGAGCAGGGCCGTCTGGTCGCGGTTTGTCGTCCGGGCGAATCCGCCGACCGGTCGGCGCGATGGCCACGTCCGCGCTGCTGGTGCCCGGCTGGGGTGGGGTAGTCACTTCTCTGGCGCTGGTCGCGTTGGCCGCAGCGGTGGCCTACCGTCAGCGGCTGGGGCTCACTCGGGAACTCGTCGTCGCCGCGGCCCGCGCGGGGTTGCAGTTGGTCGGGGTGGGCGCCGTCCTTCTCCTACTGTTCCAACGAGCCGGTCTACCCGGCGGCGCCGGCTGGGTGATCGCGATGATGTTGATCGCCGGCCAGGTCGCTGGCCGCCGCGGCGCGGGCCTGCCCGGCGCCAAGGTAGCCGCCACCGGCGGCGTCGTCACGGGCACCGTTGTCACGCTGGGTGCCCTGCTGGCCGGACGGGTTATCGCCGCCGAGGCCCGTGTCATCGTCCCGGTCGGCGGCCAGATCGTCTCGTCCGCCATGCTGGCGGCCGGCGTAGCGCTGCGGCGGCTACGCGAGGAAGCCCAGCAAGCGCGGCCGGAGATCGAAGCCCGATTGAGCCTTGGCCAGTCCGGCCGGCAAGCGTTCCTGCCACATCAACAATCCGCGCTGCGCACCGCGCTGATACCGACCATCGACTCCACCAAGGTAGTCGGGCTGATCAGCCTGCCCGGGGCCATGACCGGACTAATCCTCGCCGGGGTTAATCCGATCACCGCGATTCGCTACCAGATCGTGGTGATGTACATGCTGTTGGCCGCCACCGCGCTGTCCGCGCTCACTGCCGCCCGTCTCGCAGAGCGAGGACTCTTCGACGAGGCCCAGCGCCTGGTTCAGGTGGATCAGGCAAGCGAACCGAGCTGACTTGAACGACGGCGCTGCTGGCGAGTACCACGTGATACTCAAGGTGATGGGGAACGTTGGTGCCTGTAGAAGCGTATCGGCTCCTTATCGCTGTGACCGCTTCGCCGAAACTGTGGTGGTGAAAGTCGTTGATGGCGTGCGGATACGAGCCGCGTGGACCCAACCAGGTGATCGCCTCAAAGCGTTCGATCAGCCGGTCCTCGCCCTCCGGTAAATGCACTTTCTTGGCTCAGCGCTGCCGATGTGGTGTAGGCGGCAACGACGCCGGATGTGATGTCGTACATCGCTTGCATACCGATGCCGACGGAACGACCAAGCCTTGGTCGAAATCCAATAGCCCGAGTGATGTGCCCCGGGTTTAGCGGTGTCACCTATCCGTGCAGCAGACCCGACCAGTTTGGGACCACACGTTATGCGCGCTGGTGAACGACCTGCATGTATTCGAACGTCATGCGCGGTCACCAGGGAGCCGAGGACTCCCCGCGACATGGGAAGACGCGTTACCGCTACTTACCTTGGGGTCAAGTGGTCGCAGGTTCAAATCCCGTCAGCCCGACCAAACCAGTCGACGCAGCAACGCGCCCCCCGGCGGTAACTGTTCGTAAGCTCGGAGCATGGCGGCATCCAGGCAAGCGGTCGCGCATCCGGTCGGGTTGTGGGGTGCCGTCGCGATCGGCATCGGTGGCATGGTCGGCGGCGGCATCTTCGCCGTTCTCGGGCTGTCGGTGCAGATCACCAAAGGGGCTGCGCCGCTGGCGTTTCTGCTGGCCGGGCTGGTGGCGTTGTTGACGGCGCGCTCCTATGCGCTGTTGTCAAAGGTCTACCCCAGCCGCGGCGGGACCGTCACCTTCCTCAACCGCACATTCGGCGCCGGGCTGTTCTCCGGCGGGATCAACGTGTTGTTGTGGCTGAGC contains:
- a CDS encoding ABC transporter permease, whose product is MATSALLVPGWGGVVTSLALVALAAAVAYRQRLGLTRELVVAAARAGLQLVGVGAVLLLLFQRAGLPGGAGWVIAMMLIAGQVAGRRGAGLPGAKVAATGGVVTGTVVTLGALLAGRVIAAEARVIVPVGGQIVSSAMLAAGVALRRLREEAQQARPEIEARLSLGQSGRQAFLPHQQSALRTALIPTIDSTKVVGLISLPGAMTGLILAGVNPITAIRYQIVVMYMLLAATALSALTAARLAERGLFDEAQRLVQVDQASEPS
- a CDS encoding ABC transporter ATP-binding protein, giving the protein MEYRDTTTSVGSIMVTTTQPDSCGRIVSGCRDCSTLSIPTAVKGQAGYMSDVRAGAIEVWDNVQQMPIGTGPATADTARLARPPGAWTHSGLRTPGSVPRVHGFRLDEVAVTRGPATLLARINACIPAGRCTAVMGASGAGKTTMLRLLNRLTEPTAGRVLLDGVPIAELDVLALRRRVALVAQAPVLLADRVLDEIRVGRPDLPDDRAAELLARVGLAPRFATRTTAELSGGEAQRLCLARSLAVEPEILLLDEPTSALDGPTATVIGALVREHVSTGGTVVLVSHDHGLIGSVAERVLLLEHGHLVADDTA
- a CDS encoding DUF1490 family protein translates to MMWHGLLVKAAPTVVTGVVGVAAYEALRKAVAKAPLREASVSATAWALRVARDAERRAEEGTERARLAVADVVAEAVERAGEEVQPPPANSADVPARKAVPKAVPKAVPKAAPKARGAKR